Genomic segment of Cytobacillus suaedae:
GCCAGCATATGAAATTGCCCAAATGGCTGGTGTTTCTGTACCTGAAGAGACTAAGATTCTAGTAGCAGAGATTCAAGGAGTTGGACCTGAATATCCACTATCTCGTGAGAAATTAAGTCCAGTACTAGCTTGCTATAAAGTAACTAGTTTAGAAGAAGGTTTAACAAGAGCTGAAGAAATGCTTGAATTCGGCGGACTAGGACACTCTGCTGTTATTCATACAACCAATCAAGATGTAATGAACGCTTTTGGAATTCGAATGAAGGCGGGACGTATTATCGTAAATGCTCCATCTTCTCAAGGTGCTATTGGGGATATATATAATGCTTATATGCCATCACTTACTCTTGGATGTGGTACTTTTGGTGGAAATTCTATTTCTACTAACGTTGGAGCCATTCACCTAGTTAACATTAAAAAGATGGCGAAAAGGAATGTTAATATGCAGTGGTTTAAAGTTCCACCTAAAATTTATTTTGAAAAGAACTCAACTCAGTATTTAGCAAAAATGCCTAATATCTCAAAAGCACTTATTGTAACGGATGAAGGAATGGTTAAGCTCGGATATGTGGATAAAGTTCTTTACTATTTGAGAAAACGACCAGACTATGTACACTGTGAAATTTTCTCAGAAGTAGAGCCTGACCCTTCTATTGAAACAGTGATGAAGGGTGCAGAGATGATGGCGAACTTCCAACCAGACGTTATTATTGCTCTTGGTGGTGGTTCTGCAATGGATGCAGCTAAAGGAATGTGGTTATTTTATGAACACCCAGAGACAGAGTTTAATAGCTTAAAGCAGAAGTTCTTAGATATCCGAAAACGGATTGTAAAATATCCGAAGCTTGGTGGCAAAGCACAGTTCGTTGCGATTCCAACTACTTCAGGAACTGGCTCTGAAGTAACTTCCTTTTCTGTCATTACAGATAAAAAAGCCAATATTAAGTATCCATTAGCTGATTATGAGTTAACACCAGACGTCGCTATTATAGATCCTCAGTTCGTTATGACCGTACCAAAACATGTAACAGCTGACACTGGGATGGATGTGTTAACTCATGCCATTGAGGCTTATGTATCCGTCATGGCAAATGATTATACTGATGGGTTAGCCATAAAAGCAATCCAACTTGTATTTGAATATCTACCAACTGCTTATCGCAATGGCAGTGATGAGCTTGCACGCGAGAAAATGCACAATGCGTCCACTATTGCTGGGATGGCTTTTGCCAATGCATTCCTCGGCATTAACCACAGTTTAGCACATAAATTGGGAGCTGAATTCCACATCGCTCACGGACGCTCAAATACAATCTTAATGCCACATGTTATTCGCTATAATGCAACAAAACCTAAGAAGTTCACTGCATTCCCTAAATATGAGAACTTTATTGCAGACCAACGCTATGCAGAAATAGCAAAATCACTCGGCTTACCAGCTCGTACACCAGAAGAAGGCGTTGAGAGCCTAATACAAGCAGTAATAAAACTAGCCAAAGAGCTTGAAATACCTATGAGTATTGAAGCCAACGGCGTAGACAAAGCAACTTTCGAAAGCAGAGTAGATTTCCTGGCTGAACGAGCATTTGAAGATCAATGTACTACAGCCAATCCGAAACTACCATTAGTTTCAGAACTGGCCAACATCTACCGCTCTGCCTTCAAAGGCGTTTAAAAAACTTACTCCTAACCCAGTCCTTCCCATAGGCCTGGGTTTTTCATTTAAAAAGTGTAACTTATTATTTAGTCAACCGTCATTACCCCACTGAGAACATTCTCTGAACCCAAAAGGAGTGAAAACCATTGAAAAAACTCGGAATACTTTTGCTATTTGGCTGCATGCTACTTGTTGGCTGCTCAACAAAGGAGAATCCCTACCTTGTGAAATGGGAAATTACTAATCAGAGCTTGGCAACCGTTATATTGACAGATGAGCAAGGAGACTACCTCAATGTTATGTACACCTTTAAAGTGAAAAACAAATCAAACGAAACTTTGAAGATTGAAACCATTGAGCCGAAGGTCAAAGAAAGCATGAAAAGTTTGTCAAAAAAATCTGATATCACGTTAGAGGTTGGCAAATCCATTCAACCCCTAAAAGATATTAAACTCAAGATCATCTAGCCTTTGAATCAGACAATTTCAAAATTAGCATGAGTGACGTGCTCGAAGGAATCACCATTTACACCTCAACCGGAGAGTCCACGTTTTTGGAGATTCCGTTCCCATAACCCAAAGAACCGTTTCGATAATCCGAAACGGTTCTTTGGCTGTGTGGAAAACCTCATTTATTCTAATGAAATCCAATCACTGAATACTTCATTATCTTCTATTTTAAAATATGCCTTTGTGAAGCGGAGCCATTCATAGCTATCTACTTCCTTATAGCTATACAATTCTGCATATTTCTTTAAATAAGCAAATGCAGCCTCTGTACTACCAGTAAGTTCCCAAAGCTTAATTGATGGCATTTCGTAATTTGCAACCATAAACCCAAACCCTGCATATTCATGTAATGGTTTACCAGCTTTTTGTTGTTCACCGTCGACCATTTTTAGATTATCATGCGCAGTTTGAAAGGCCCCTTCAGGTGATCTACCATCAAAGCCTATAAAATAAAGGTAGGTTGCAAAGTTTGTTAACCCTTCATCAATATACGTATCGTAATAAGGGTCATTACTCACCAGCCCATAAAACCATTGATGGGCAATTTCATGGACGATCACGTGAGAATGTCCACTCTCAGCAGATGTTACAGTCACAATCCCCGGATACTCCATCCCACCTTCATCCATAATGAGGTCAAGCTGCTTATGAGGAAAAGGTGCAATTTGCTCAGATAAGTAGTTTACAGCATTCAATGAGAGTTTAAGAACGCGGTCCATATTCTCACTAGATGGAAGTCCTATCGCTCTTACCTCAACATCCCCTGCCATACCTTCAACAACCTTCATATCCTTTGTAATCGCCATGTAGAAATCCTTGATATTATTTTTAACCAAGACACCAGTCGTTGACGCTTCCTTTGGATCCTCATCAGAAGAACTGAAGACCATATACTCTTCAGGCAATTGATAGGTAACTGTGAAATCGCTAAAGTCTGTGTGATATGACTCTCCTCTTGAATTATAATCCTCCTTTTTCCATCCAGAAGAGTAGGTTGCTAGCATCGGATACCACTGTGCTAAATAATAGTTATTGTTTCTTTTTGAAAAACGAATGCCTGGTTCAGGTACAACAAAGGAGTATTTCACATTTACTATCCTTTCTGCACCCGGCACAACCCCATTTTCAGCTGGGATATATAATGTATCATGTTTTAAAAGATACCTAGTATCCTTACCATCGACCTCTACACCCTCAACAGTTAATTCCCCTACACCTTCCATATGTTTTGGCTTATTTTCTTCAATGAAGGCATTTGGGATTAGGTAGAATATCATTTCATTCCATGTATCGGGTGAGTGATTTTCAACCTTTATTTCTGCATTAACAGTAAAGCGATCAACGTCATCAAGTGTTAAATTCAAATCATAGGTTGCTTTATTTTCATTTACGATTGGGTCTAGCTGAAAACTTTCAATGTCTTCAAAGCCCGTAGTAACGGGTATGGTCCGTTTAGTTGCCTTCGGAAATGCTGGAATCTCTAGCGGTTGCGGCGTTTCCTCAGCTATCTCTTTGCTTGCTTCTTCTTTCTCTACTTCCTCAGTTTGCTTTGGTGTTTCTTGAGTCACATCCTCTACTTTGTCACTACATGCTGTCAGCAACATGATAAGGAATATGCCCATCACCCACTTTTTCATAAAATTTCCCCCTTAAATTTAACAAGTGTGAGGGTAAACCCTCCCCTGTTTTATAACTCTATTAATTCGTTAACCTTCCAAATTATTCCTACATGAAAAGAAAAAAATCCACAACCAGCTCTATAACTGATTGTAGATTTCGTCATTACTCATTCGTTTTTCCATTTCTTCCTTGGTGTAAATAACGCGCATTGGGTTTCCGCCGACAAATGCTCCTTCAGGAACATCTTTATGTACGAGGGTTCCTGCTGAGACGATGGCTCGGTTCCCAATCGTAATTCCGGGCAATATTGTAGAGTTAGCGCCAATCATTACCTCGTCACCAATCACTACATCTCCAAGACGATATTCTTTTATTAAATACTCATGTGCAAGGATCGTCGTATTATAGCCAATGACCGTGTTCCTACCGACGCTAATTTTTTCTGGAAACATGATATCCAACATAACCATTAGCGCGAATGAAGTTTGGTCACCAACCTTCATTTTTAAAAAGGTACGGTATAACCAATTTTTAAAAGATAATACTGGCGTATACCTAGCTAACTGAATGACAATAAAATTTTTCATTACTTTTAAAAAAGGGACCGTTTTATAAATGTGCCAAAGGGAATTACCACCTGACACAGGATATCTTGTCGTATTTCTCAACTTATTCAGCTCCAATAATTTTCAACAAATCTCCCATATGCTTTAGCATATAATCTGGTTTGAATGAGGCTAGATAGTCTTCACCCTTCGCTGTCCATACTACCCCAGCTGTCAACGTACCTGCGTTTTTACCCGCTAGTACATCGTGATGATTATCACCAACCATGATTGCTTGTTCTGGAGTTGAATCTAGTTGTTTTAACGCTAATAGAACAGGCTCTGGATCTGGCTTTGCATGTTTAACATCATCGAGTGTGACAACTACATCAAAAAACTGATCTAACTTAGTCAGTTTAAGTCCCATGTCGACTACATTTCGAACCTTTGTAGTTACGATGCCTAGCTTAAATCCTTTTTCATGAAGCGTTTGAATTGTTTCAAACACTCCTTCAAATTCCGTTACAAGCTCATCATGCTTTCCAATATTATAAGCACGGTAAGTTGCAATCATTTCTTCGTAGCGCTCTTTATCAACTGAAGTAAATGTTTCAGTCAGAGTTGGTCCCATATATTTCAAAACATCTTCACGCTTATATTGACCAGGATAATAGGTTTCAAATGTGTGTAGAAATGAAGAAATAATTAGTTCATTTGTGTCAATCAATGTTCCATCTAAATCAAAAAGAAGAGTATCAATTTTCATAGGTAGCTTCCTTTCTACTTGTATGTTCTACTCTGTTCCAAATATAGGCGACAGTAATTGTTAGTAATATGGCTACAACTAGACGAATAATTAATAATGGCAATACCGGAATGCCGAGTGGGATAAAGATTAGGGTATCTTCTACCACAGCATGACAGGCTACAAGGAAGATAAAAGCAAGCGTAACATCTTTCTTACTTACATTATCCTCTTTTACAGCTTGTATCATTACACCTGCACCATACGCTAATCCAAAGAATAATCCTGCAGCTAGTGTAGTTGATGTATTTTCCTTCATTCCAAGTAATTTAGTTACAGGAGACATCCATTTCGAAAAGACAGATAACCACTGTAGATCCTTCATCACTTGGATTGCCACCATTAAGGGGATAACGATGATCGCTAATTGAAAAACTCCGATTGAGGCTTTTTCTAAGCCTTCAACTAAAATATTGAACCACCCTGAAACCAATTCATCTGAGCGAGTAATAAATCCATATTGAGCTAACTCGCCACCACCTTGCCAGGTAAGATTAATAATGAATGCTGAAAAGAAGGCTAAACCTAGACGTACACACACAACAACCCATACCTTAATCCCAACCTTAGCAGCAACTGTTGATTCAACAATTAGGTTATGTGAGAAGGAAAGCATAACAGCTAATATAAAAACTTCTTTCACCGTTAAATCTAGTGTTAAGATTGCCCCTATGGCAGCGTATAAATTCAAAAAATTTCCGATTACAAAAGGAATAGCTGCTTCACCTGATAATCCAAACCAGCCCATAATGGGGGTAATTAAATTAATTATCCACCCTAAAACCGGTGTGTATTGTAATAAGGTAACAATGAGAGTGATAGGAAAAATAACTTTACCTAGTGTCCAGGTTGTTTTTAAACCTACAACTAATCCCCTTTTAAGTGTATCAACCATTGTGACTCTCTCCCCCATTTTTCTAGCTGTCCAAATATCTCTGTTTTGAAAAACCCTTCATTCTTCTATAGACAATCGTTACAATGGCTAAAGCAATTAGAACAAGTGAGATGACTTGAGCAATACGAAGTGTTTCCGTAAGCATTAAACTATCTGTTCGTAAGCCCTCAATGTAAAAGCGTCCAATCGAATACCAAATAACGTAGGTTAAGAATGACTCACCACGGCGAAGATTTACTTTTCGAAGGAGAATAAGAATAATAACTCCCGCAAAATTCCACAACGATTCATATAAGAAAGTCGGAATATAGTACGTTCCATTAATAAACATTTGATCCATAATAAAATCTGGTAACAGATTATAATAAGTTTGTATTTGATCCTCAGGAATGGGTCCACCATGAGCTTCTTGGTTCATGAAATTTCCCCAACGACCAATCGCTTGCCCTAAGAGAATACTTGGTGCAGCAATATCTGCTAGCTTCCAAAAGGAGATACCTTTTACTTTTGCAAAAACAAAACCAGTAACGACGGCCCCTATTAATCCACCATGGATCGCTAGGCCACCCTCCCAAATTTTAATAATATCCGCAGGATTTTGAGAGTAATAATCCCATTTAAAAATCACATAATATGCTCTTGCACAAATGATTGCAATTGGGATTGCGAATAAAACTAAGTCTACAAATGTATCTTTATGTAACCCTCTTCGTTCTGATTCTCTAACTACTAAAAGTAATGCAAGCATTGCACCTAGACCAATAATTAATCCGTACCAGTGAATTGCCAGTGGACCTAGCTCCAAAAACACTGGATTCAACGGTTGAATATCTCTTTCCATCCCCTAGTCTCCCTTCAACCTCTATATTTTTTTACATATCTTCATGATCATTATCTTCAATGACATCTGTTAAACGATTGGAAAACTGCTCAGCTGCATTCACACCCATTCGTTTTAACCGAATATTCATCGCTGCAACTTCAATAATAACAGCTAAGTTTCGTCCAGGTCGAACTGGAACAGTTAGCTTCGTAACATCTGTGTCAATAATTTTCATTGTTTCTTCTTCAAGACCTAAACGATCATATTGCTTGTTCTGATCCCAAAGTTCTAAATTGATCACAAGTGTAATACGTTTAAAATTCCTTACAGCACCAGCACCAAAAAGTGTCATAACATTGATAATTCCCAAGCCGCGAATTTCAAGTAAATGTTTAATTAAATCGGGGGCAGTACCCACTAACGTGTCTTGGTCCTCCTGACGAATCTCAACACAATCATCTGCAATGAGACGGTGACCACGTTTTACAAGCTCGAGTGCTGTTTCACTTTTACCAACACCACTTTTACCTGTAATCAACACGCCTACTCCGTAAATATCAACAAGTACCCCGTGAACAGCAGTTGTTGGTGCTAATTTACTTTCTAAATAGTTGGTAACCCTACTCGAAAGTCTCGTTGTTTTCATTTCCGTTCGTATAACTGGAACTGACTCTCTCTCAGAAGCATCGATTAGCTCCTGAGGAATCTCCATACCTCTAGAAACTAAAATTCCTGGGGTGATATCAGTACAAAGCTTTTCCATTCTAATAGCCTTTTCTTCTGAACTTAATCTTTCAAAAAAACTAAGCTCCGTTTTTCCTAATATTTGAATTCGTTCAGCTGGATAATAGGTAAAATAGCCCGCCATCTCCAGACCTGGTCTAGAAATATCACTTGTCGTAATAGGGCGATTAATTCCTTCTTCCCCACTGACTAACTCCAAATTGAACTTCTCTATTAAATCCTTTGTACGAACTTTAGGCAACTTCATAACCCCTTTCAAAGGTAAACATTAGTTTCATTTTAGCACTTTTTTCTAGGAACAAAAAATAAATAGGAAAATATTTTTCAGTGTTACTACTTTTGCAATAAATGTCGAAATTTCTTTTTAAAAATTTTAAGTTAAATTGTAACTTTATGCCAACTTATTTCGACTAACGTCTTGGAGAGCAAAAATCTAGGAATAAATATTAGGGAAATAAACCATATGGGGGATATTTAAATGGTAGTGAGTCGGAATTCACTATATATTTTAATTATAATTAGTACTCTATTGACGGCTTGTAGTTTTACCGAAACCGAGCAGTCAAGTGGGCATGTATATGATCGTAGTAGTTTAGATAAAGAGGAAGTACCAACAGGTGAAGAAGATGATGAGGTCATACGACTTTATGAGCAAAATATCACTTATTTAGTAGATGGCCTAGAACATTCAGAAACCGGATTTTTAAATACGAGTACAAATCAACTATTTTCTATCTATCTATTTAAAGACTTTCAATTAGAAGTTGCAGCACCAGGTCAAGATGTACTTTTACATAAAGAAAAAGAAGATGTATATATGAGTATTGAGCTAATACCAGAAGATATCAATTTTTTTGAACTAGAATACGATACGTATAAACAGTTAAACGTAATAAGTAACTCAATTCATCGGGAGGTATGGAATCAACCGGACCTACTATTGAAGGGAGCGGTTATGTTACATGCAGAAAATGAATATGAATCGGTACAAGTTATTCTAATAAAAGATAGAGCTCATTTCCCTAACATGAAATTAACCATCCATGCACCAAAAGATGATGAAGTAGTTGAAAAATTTCTATCTATGGCTAAAACAATTGTAAAAACAAGCATGAACAGATAGAGATAAGTGAGGATTAGCTTAACTAGCTAATCCTCTATTTTCATTTACCTTTGATAGACAAGTCTGAAACTTTAACTCTATTTCGTCCTTGTGTTTTTGACTCGTACAAGGCAGTATCGGTTAACTCGACAAACCTTTCGTAGGTTAGTTCCTTGTTGACAGGATAATAGGTTGATACCCCGACACTGATTGTTACAAATGGAGATACGTCTGATTTTTCATTTGGAATTTGAAGAGCTTCAGTATTTTTTCTAAGTTCCTCTGCGATTATTCTTCCACCTGTTTCAGCAGTATCAGGGAGAATGACGGCGAACTCCTCACCACCATATCTTGCAACAAGGTCTCCTGAGCGAGTTGCTGTTGCCTCTAGAACCAATGCTACCTTTTTTAAGCATTTATCTCCTTGTTGGTGCCCATATGTATCATTGAATCTTTTAAAATGGTCAATGTCTAACAGAATTAAAGAAAGCGGACTTTTAGATCTTCTAGAACGTTTCCACTCATTTCTCAACTTCTCATTAAAGGCTCGCCTGTTAGCTATTCCAGTTAACCCGTCCAAATTGGTGAGCTTACTTAATGACTCATTTACTTCAACAAGTTCCTTCTCTATCTTTTTTAATTCAGTGATATCTGAAAATACAGCCACATAGTTTTCAACTCTCCCAGTTCTATCTCTAATGGCAGTGATATTTAACCATTCTGGATATGGTTCACCAAGTTTATTTTTATTCCATATTTCACCCTGCCAATACCCTTTCGTAATCAAGCTCGTCCAAAGGTGTCGATAGAAAGATGCCTTATGTATACCGGACTTAAGAAGACGAGGATTCTGACCAATTACTTCATTTTCAGAGTAACCAGTAATATCCATGAAGGCTTTGTTCACATAAAGAATTGTACCATCAGCATCTGTGATCGTTACACCTTGAGTTGTTGCATCAATTACCTTTGCTAGCAGTTGATTTTTTTCATGAACCCCTAACATAAGACACACCCCCTATCCTACTTTATAGGTAAATATTACTATATAATGACTTACTTTACTGTGTCTAAATTGGTAATGTTTTCATTTTTTTCATTAGGACGGAAGGAAACTATCCCTACAAATTTAAACATTAAAAAAGAACGCCCTAATGAGCGTTCTAAAATCATCTACTTTTTCTTCTCTTGCAAAGGTTTAATAATGACCATTTCTATGAGTAGATTCAGGATTGAAATAATGATAGCAGCAAGAATAGCAGTGCCAAAGCTATCAATAACAAAAGAATCTCCCATAAGCGCTTGAGCTAAATATAAAGTAATTGCATTGATCACGAATAAAAACAAACCTAAGGTAAAGAAAGTAACTGGTAAAGTTAATATCACAAGAATTGGTTTAACAATCACATTTAAGATCGAAAGAATAAAGCTTGCTAAAATGGCTGCACCAATTCCTTCAAGGTGGAATGATTCTAAGTATCCAGCTACTACAATTAATACTAGACTGTTCACTAATATGCTAGCAAGCCATCTCATTTCTAGATAACATCCTCTCTATTTGGGACAACAAAGATCCAAATGATATACACAAGGCCAAGTGTACCTACACCTAAAATGAATGCTAATGCGAATAGTACTCGCAGTAGTGAAGCATCGATACCTGAATATTCAGCTAAGCCTCCAAGGACTCCTCCTAGCATTCGGTTTGAGCGTGAGCGATATAACTTTTTCACGACTTACGCACCTCCTGACGGTTTCACTATAACAGAGCCGGTTTTCGTCTCGGCAAATACATGCAGTACATTTGTGCTCTGTTTATTTGATTGAAAGCGAAGGGATTTTTGAACAACCTCGCTCTTCTCTTCCACAATTTCAATATTAGGCATCTCACACTTAAAGCTTCCTAGATTGGTTTTCAGCTCACCGTCAATTGAAACTTGAGTAGGAACAAACAAATCGATATTCCCAGTCGTTGTTTTCATATGAGCAGTGTGAGGTTCTCCATCTTGCAATGCACAAATTATATTACCATTAAAGCTTTGCAAATCTACTTTTCCAAAACTACCATTGACAGAAAGTGTACCATTAATTGTTTCTGCCTCTAGCTCCTGCCCTGAACATCCTTCAGCTTTAATATGCCCATTAGCTGTTTCAAGCTCTAATTCTACTGAACGTATATTCTTCACATCAATCGAACCATTAGCTGTCTTTGCCTTAAACTCGTTCACTTGTAGATTTTCCCCTGAAATCGGCCCATTAAACATTCGAACCTTAATTTTTTCATAATCTGTTTGAGGAATATAAAGAACTGCATTTACTTTCATCTGTTTTTTCTGTACTGAGAAAATTAATCGATTCCTCTCAATTGAAAAAAGAACATCTTGAAGAAATGCTTTTCGTGCCTCATCTTGAGTATCTACTCTATATACCTTAGCATTACACTCAACTCTAACATCTTCTTCATTCCAAGGTACCAGTTTTACACTTCCATTAGCGACATCCAGATCAATTTGATTGATAAAAGAATTTGAGTTTTGGAAGATATGTTGGATTTCTACAGCATTACCAAAATTAAAATCTAGGTCTATGTCTTTTATTTTCTTTAATGCACTGTCAATAAAGTCCAAAAATTTCACTTTTGTAGAAGATTGTTTGTAGGATGCATTTTCCTTTTTAATATGCTCACTGCCCTCACTATTTACATTTGTTGAAAGCTCTGTTACCACGTGTTCTTGAAAAGAACTTTGACTTTCACCTGTGGCAGACTTTTCTTCTAGTTTTTCAATTAATAGAAGGGCTTCCTCTGCTGTTAATTTTCCTTCTTCAACTAACTTTAAAATTCGTTTACGCTCTTCAATCATCATTGTACCCCCTAACAGTTTATGTGTTTTTATTTTGCTAGAACCTGGATCCCTTTTATAACATTCCA
This window contains:
- the adhE gene encoding bifunctional acetaldehyde-CoA/alcohol dehydrogenase; this encodes MVVEEKVSVEKQSVSKTIDKLVENGLKALKEFNGFTQEMIDDVVKQMALAGLDQHMPLAKLAVEETKRGVYEDKIIKNMFATEYVYHNIKSNKTVGIINENEHEGIYEIAEPVGVIAGVTPVTNPTSTTMFKALISIKTRNPIIFAFHPSAQKSSSEAARILRDAAIMAGAPENCIQWIEQPSLEATRLLMNHPNISLILATGGSGMVKSAYSSGKPALGVGPGNVPCYIEKSANIKRSVNDLILSKTFDNGMICASEQAVIIDKEIYSEVKKEMTANNCYFLNEQERTKVEKLVINEKSCAVNADIVGMPAYEIAQMAGVSVPEETKILVAEIQGVGPEYPLSREKLSPVLACYKVTSLEEGLTRAEEMLEFGGLGHSAVIHTTNQDVMNAFGIRMKAGRIIVNAPSSQGAIGDIYNAYMPSLTLGCGTFGGNSISTNVGAIHLVNIKKMAKRNVNMQWFKVPPKIYFEKNSTQYLAKMPNISKALIVTDEGMVKLGYVDKVLYYLRKRPDYVHCEIFSEVEPDPSIETVMKGAEMMANFQPDVIIALGGGSAMDAAKGMWLFYEHPETEFNSLKQKFLDIRKRIVKYPKLGGKAQFVAIPTTSGTGSEVTSFSVITDKKANIKYPLADYELTPDVAIIDPQFVMTVPKHVTADTGMDVLTHAIEAYVSVMANDYTDGLAIKAIQLVFEYLPTAYRNGSDELAREKMHNASTIAGMAFANAFLGINHSLAHKLGAEFHIAHGRSNTILMPHVIRYNATKPKKFTAFPKYENFIADQRYAEIAKSLGLPARTPEEGVESLIQAVIKLAKELEIPMSIEANGVDKATFESRVDFLAERAFEDQCTTANPKLPLVSELANIYRSAFKGV
- a CDS encoding acyltransferase, whose protein sequence is MRNTTRYPVSGGNSLWHIYKTVPFLKVMKNFIVIQLARYTPVLSFKNWLYRTFLKMKVGDQTSFALMVMLDIMFPEKISVGRNTVIGYNTTILAHEYLIKEYRLGDVVIGDEVMIGANSTILPGITIGNRAIVSAGTLVHKDVPEGAFVGGNPMRVIYTKEEMEKRMSNDEIYNQL
- the ppaX gene encoding pyrophosphatase PpaX translates to MKIDTLLFDLDGTLIDTNELIISSFLHTFETYYPGQYKREDVLKYMGPTLTETFTSVDKERYEEMIATYRAYNIGKHDELVTEFEGVFETIQTLHEKGFKLGIVTTKVRNVVDMGLKLTKLDQFFDVVVTLDDVKHAKPDPEPVLLALKQLDSTPEQAIMVGDNHHDVLAGKNAGTLTAGVVWTAKGEDYLASFKPDYMLKHMGDLLKIIGAE
- a CDS encoding prolipoprotein diacylglyceryl transferase, whose translation is MERDIQPLNPVFLELGPLAIHWYGLIIGLGAMLALLLVVRESERRGLHKDTFVDLVLFAIPIAIICARAYYVIFKWDYYSQNPADIIKIWEGGLAIHGGLIGAVVTGFVFAKVKGISFWKLADIAAPSILLGQAIGRWGNFMNQEAHGGPIPEDQIQTYYNLLPDFIMDQMFINGTYYIPTFLYESLWNFAGVIILILLRKVNLRRGESFLTYVIWYSIGRFYIEGLRTDSLMLTETLRIAQVISLVLIALAIVTIVYRRMKGFSKQRYLDS
- a CDS encoding HPr kinase/phosphorylase; amino-acid sequence: MPKVRTKDLIEKFNLELVSGEEGINRPITTSDISRPGLEMAGYFTYYPAERIQILGKTELSFFERLSSEEKAIRMEKLCTDITPGILVSRGMEIPQELIDASERESVPVIRTEMKTTRLSSRVTNYLESKLAPTTAVHGVLVDIYGVGVLITGKSGVGKSETALELVKRGHRLIADDCVEIRQEDQDTLVGTAPDLIKHLLEIRGLGIINVMTLFGAGAVRNFKRITLVINLELWDQNKQYDRLGLEEETMKIIDTDVTKLTVPVRPGRNLAVIIEVAAMNIRLKRMGVNAAEQFSNRLTDVIEDNDHEDM
- a CDS encoding diguanylate cyclase, which codes for MLGVHEKNQLLAKVIDATTQGVTITDADGTILYVNKAFMDITGYSENEVIGQNPRLLKSGIHKASFYRHLWTSLITKGYWQGEIWNKNKLGEPYPEWLNITAIRDRTGRVENYVAVFSDITELKKIEKELVEVNESLSKLTNLDGLTGIANRRAFNEKLRNEWKRSRRSKSPLSLILLDIDHFKRFNDTYGHQQGDKCLKKVALVLEATATRSGDLVARYGGEEFAVILPDTAETGGRIIAEELRKNTEALQIPNEKSDVSPFVTISVGVSTYYPVNKELTYERFVELTDTALYESKTQGRNRVKVSDLSIKGK
- a CDS encoding phage holin family protein, producing the protein MRWLASILVNSLVLIVVAGYLESFHLEGIGAAILASFILSILNVIVKPILVILTLPVTFFTLGLFLFVINAITLYLAQALMGDSFVIDSFGTAILAAIIISILNLLIEMVIIKPLQEKKK
- a CDS encoding PspC domain-containing protein, which gives rise to MKKLYRSRSNRMLGGVLGGLAEYSGIDASLLRVLFALAFILGVGTLGLVYIIWIFVVPNREDVI
- a CDS encoding DUF4097 domain-containing protein, which encodes MIEERKRILKLVEEGKLTAEEALLLIEKLEEKSATGESQSSFQEHVVTELSTNVNSEGSEHIKKENASYKQSSTKVKFLDFIDSALKKIKDIDLDFNFGNAVEIQHIFQNSNSFINQIDLDVANGSVKLVPWNEEDVRVECNAKVYRVDTQDEARKAFLQDVLFSIERNRLIFSVQKKQMKVNAVLYIPQTDYEKIKVRMFNGPISGENLQVNEFKAKTANGSIDVKNIRSVELELETANGHIKAEGCSGQELEAETINGTLSVNGSFGKVDLQSFNGNIICALQDGEPHTAHMKTTTGNIDLFVPTQVSIDGELKTNLGSFKCEMPNIEIVEEKSEVVQKSLRFQSNKQSTNVLHVFAETKTGSVIVKPSGGA